The genomic DNA CGAGTCACGTAACTCGCGTACTGGACCCAGATCGGCCGGTCCAGCCCGAGTTGGTGGCGGAGCTCCGCGGCATGTTCCGCCGTAATCGGCTTGTCGCCGGCGAAGATCAGCACCGGGTCGCCCGGCAGGAGGTGCAGCATCAGGAACGTGATGATCGAGATGCCGATCAGGATCGGAACCAGGTGCACCAGGCGCTGCGCGATGTAGCGGCTCATGAGCTCACGCGGAGCGGGTCCGCGTCACCCCATCGGCGTGCACGCGCGGAGGGCGCGCCTATTTCCTGAGGTACACGTCGTTCAGATAGACATACGAGGCCAGCGCGTCGAGGTACTCGTCCTGAACCTCCGCGCGCTTCGCGTTGTACGTGATCGTGTCCACCAGCGGGATGCACTCCGCATCCCTGAGCACGCGCTGCTGGATCTGCGCGTAGAGCCGCGCGCGGGTCGCCTTATCGTTGATCGCGGCCGCCTGCTCGAGCCACCGGTCGACCTCCGGGACGCTATAGTGCCCGCGGTTGAACCCCGGTCCCTGCTGCGTGTGGAAGATCGCCCGCAGGGCGTCGGGATCGCCATACGAGAGCCACATGAAGTTGGCGTCGTACTGGTTCTGGGCGACGCGCGCCCGGAACGCCCCGATCTCCAGCGGCGTCACGATCACGTTCATCCCGACGTCGTGCAGGCTGGCCTGAATGGACTCGGCCATTGCCTTGTCCCGTGGCCGCCCGATGATGGGGAAGTCCAACGTGAGCTTTTGCCCGGCCTTCTCGCGGATCCCGTCGGCGCCGACCTTCCAGCCGGCTTCCTCGAACATCGCTTTGGCCTTCGCCGGATCGAACGTATAGATCTTTGCCGCCGCGGGATCGTACCCGAACGTGACTTTCATGAGCGGGCTCCACGCCACTTCCATGAGCCCGTGAAACACGGATTGATTGAGGCCGTCCCGGTCGACGCCATACTCCATCGCGCGCCGGACGGCGATGTCGGCGACCGGGCCCTTGCTCGTCACGTTCAGGAGCAGGGTTCGCCCCGACCCGGGCTGGCCCTTTCGCACCACCGAGAACCGCTGGCTGCGCCGCAGGTCCGCGTACTGCAGCGGATCGATGTCGTCGATGTACTGGGTCTCGCCGCTCTTGAGCGTGCCGGTGCGCACCGACGCGTCCGGGATGATCTTGAACACGACCTGGTCGAGATACGCCGGCCCGCGGTTCTTGAAGAACGACGACCCCCAGTTGTAGTCGGGGTTCCGCACGAGCGTGATATGGTCGTTGGTGACCCACTCCTTGAACACGAACGGGCCGGTGCCGACGGGGTGGCGCGCGAATTCGGCCCCCATCTGCTTCACGGCCGTCGGCGAGACGATGCCGAGGTACCCGTTGAGGTTGGTCAGCAGGGGCGCGTACCCTTCCTTCATGACGACCCGGACCGTGTAGTCGTCCACGATCTCGGTGTGATCGTACGGCCCGATCTGATCGTGCGACTGTCCGGCCTTCGTTGCCGGGTCCATGATCCGGTCGAGCGAGAACTTGACGGCCGCAGCGTTGAAGGGCGTGCCGTCGGTGAACCGGACCCCCCGCTTGAGTTTGAAGGTGTACGTCTTCACGTCGGGAGAGATGGACCACGATTCCGCGAGCGCGGGCACGAACCGCCCCGGCGTCGGCTCCCACACCAGCGGCTCACAGATGTTCTGGGTGACCCGGATCGTCGAATCGAAGTTCGTGACCGCCGGGTCCATCGTGTTGTCGAGGTCGAAGCCGAGCCCGTAGACGAGCGTGCCGCCGCGGGTCGGCGCGGCGGCGGCCGGGGTCCGGTCGCCTGCAAGGCCGGCCGCCATCGCGCCGAGCGAGGCGCCGGCGAGCGTGAGGAACTGACGTCGCCCGAGGCGTGCTGCCCGGACATGCTGTCTTGTGGTGGCGGGGGTGGCGGGAGTGACGTCTGCGTGGCGTCCCATGGCTCCCTCCTGGAGTTGACCTGCACAGCCGTCCTGCGCGAGCGGCCACGGCGCACGACTCGCGCGCCGTTATTGCGCCCCCTGTACGTGGTCTTCCGACGGTTTTCCTCTAACGCCCCACGACGCGCGAGGCCGCGCGTTTAGCGCTGCAGGGGAAGCGACACCCAGCGGCTCTCTTGGAACGACCGTTCGACGGCGTTGATCACCTGCTGCACCCATGCGCCGTCCTCGAAGTTGCCCTGGTTGCGCGGGCCGCCGTCCCGGATCTCGTCGATGAAATCCTTGATGAGGTTTGCGTAGAACAGCGACCGCCACGACTCGCGCGGATGTCCGCCCTGCGGGTAGAACCGCTCCGGGATCTCGAGCTGCTTGAACTCAACGGCGTCCGGCGTGCCGACCTTGATCGTCTCGGCAACGCCAGACTCCTCAACGAGGCGACAGATGATCGCACCGCGCTCGCCGTACAGACGCGCTTCGATCCCGGGGTAGTTGCCGATGGTTACGAAGCTGGTCTGAATCGAGCCGAGCGCGCCGTTCGCGTACTCGCCGATGAAGATGTCGCCGTCGTCGATGTTCATGCGCATCTTCCGGCCGGTGGCGCGCACCATGCGTTCGGGGATGAAGTTGCGCATCGTGCCGACGACGCGGGTGTAGTCGGCGCCCACCCACCAGTGGCCGATGTCGATGACCGGCGCGCCGTACCCTTCGAGCGACGACGTCTGCAGCGTCGCCTGGTCCGCCGTGTGGTCGACCTGGCGGAGCGGGACTGCGGGATCGAGCCATTGGGAGTTCTGTTCGTATCCGTTGAAGATGAACGGCGTGCCGACGAACCCTTCCTCCATCAGGGACTTCGCGTACTGGACGCCGGGGCTGTATCGGAACGTGAATCCGAGCTTCGTCTTGAGGCCTTTGCGCTTCGCCAGGGCCGCCGCATCCTGGGTCTGCCGGAAATCGTACGCGACGGGCTTCTCGCACAGGACGTGCTTGCCGGCGCCGATCGCCGTGGACGACAACTCGAAATGGGTGTGGGACGGTGTCGCGATGTCGATGACGTCGAGGTCCGGACGTCCGACCACAGCCCGCCAGTCGGTGCTGGCTTCGGGGATCCCGAACCGCGCCGCGAACTCCTCGGCGCGCGTGCCCTCGGGATCGCAGATCACGACGACCTTGGCGCGGGGGTCGCGCTGCCACCCCGGGACGTGGGCGGACTTCGCCCAATTGCCGGCGCCGAGTACCCCGATGCGAAGAACGGAGTCGTTCATGGCGGGCCTCCCTTCCAGATCTGCTCAGCCCCGCCGTGCGGGGCCGGAGTATCTACCGGTCCTGGACCCGCGGCTCGGGACCGCGCGTCGACGCGCCCGAGGGCGCTTCGGATTCGGCGAGCGTACCGAGCACCCGCTCGATCGCGGAGGTCAGCGCGTCCGTGTCGAGACCGCCTCGGACATAGTGGTCGATGATTGTCGCCTGCAGCACGAGCGGATCGCGCGCGCGCATCGCATCGATGAGGCGGCGGTGAAACGTCACGACGTCCTCGACCGTGGCGTGGCTGCGTTCTACCGCCACCAGCATGAGGGCGCCGATCTGACCGTTGAGGCTGGCCCACAGGTCGAGCAGGCGGGGCGATCCCGCGCGTTCGACGAGCAGCCGGTGCAGCGCGAGGTCGATTTGGATGATCCGCGGGAAGCCGTCCGGCAGACGGCACGCTGTCATCTCGGCGAGCAGGGTTTCCATCGTTTCGATCATGGTGTCGTCGATGGACCGCCAGGCCAGGCGCGCGGCAAACGCCTCCAGCAGCGCGCGCGTCATCTTCAAGTCGAGCGCGTCTGCGGGGGCCAGGCGCGCGACGAAGGTGCCGCGCCGCGGTTCGTTCACGACGAGGCCGCGTTGCTGGAGCATCAGCAGCGCTTCACGGACGGTCGTCCGGCTCACGCCGAGATGGGCGGCGATCGCCGCTTCGACGAGCCGTTCTCCCGGCTGCACCTGCCCGGAGAGGATCGCGTCCTCGAGGCTCTTGCACGCGTCGTCCACGACGCGAAGTCGCGTTGGCCGGCGGAGCTTCAACGTGTGCGCGGTCATCAAGTCACCCCGGCATCACGGCATCTGGGGCGCCGCGCGCCAACTTCTTGGTCGGCTGCGGCCGTGCTCGCCGTCGCGATCCGTTTCTCACGCCCGGACCCCGCGACCGCGCTGGCAACGAAGAGGTTGGTCATGTTACGCTCGACTGTGGACTGTCGACATTTTCCATGCTATCATGCAGGCGGTCACTGTCAATAGACGACCGTCGTCACGACCTCGTCCACGCTTGCCAGATGAGAGGTGCGGGTGAGAGGTCTCCCGTGAGTCCGGAATCGATCGCGGACCTCAAGCGGAGGGCATGCCGCCGTATCGATGAGGCGGCTCCAGCCCTCGTCGAGATCTCTCGCCGTATTTGGGCCACCCCGGAGGTCGCCTTCGAGGAACACCAGGCCTCCCGCTGGCTCGCCGAGCTGCTGGAGCGGGAGGAGTACGCGGTCGAGTCCGGGGTCGGCGGGTTGCCGACGGCATTTACCGCGACGCGGTCTGGATCGAGGCAGGGTCCGACGGTCGGAGTGTTCAGCGAGTACGACGCCCTGCCCGAACTCGGCCACGGCTGCGGCCACAACCTGCTCGCGATCTCGGGCGTCGGCGCGGGGATCGGGCTCGCGGACGTGATCGACGACCTCCCGGGTACCGTCCGCGTGCACGGCACGCCGGCCGAGGAGGGGCCGTCGGGCAAAACCCTGCTCCTTCGAGCCGGCGTGTTCGACGGGCTCGACTTCGCGCTGATCTTCCACCCGAGCGCCGAGGCAAACGTGCTCGAGCGCATGCGCACCGGCCAGGGCCTGACCTTCACCTTCACCGGGAAGCACGCGCACGCGGCGTCCCATCCCGACCTCGCGATCGACGCGCTGAACGGCGTGCTCGCACTGTTCAACAACGTCAACCTGCTCCGCCAGCATTTCCGCCCCGACGTCAGCGTCACCGGCAGCATTCCGGACGGCGGCGGCCGGCGCGCGTTCCCCGTGACCGCGGTCGCGCGTTTCGTCGTCCGCGTCTTCGAGGGGCAAAGCGATTTCGTCGCGCTGCGGGAGATGGTCGTCGACTGCGCCCGGGGCGCGGCGCTGGCCACGCGCACCGGGCTGGCGATCGAGTACGGCATCCTGGAGCGCGGGATGAAGCTGAACGAGACCGTGACCGGACTCGCCGTCGACAACGCCCGGCACCTCGGGATCGACCTGAGCCACCGGGTGACGATGGGCGGCATGTCGGATTTCGGCAACGTCTCGCATCTGGTGCCGGCGACCCACTTCAGCACCGCGACGTGGCCGGCCGGCGTCACGGCGCACACGCCGGAGGCGGTCGCCGCGAGCTGCAGGCCCGAGGCGTTCGAGGCCGCGCTCGCCGCCGCAAAGATCGAGGCGATGACGGCGATCGACGTCCTGGGGCGCCCGGACGCGGCCGAGCGGGCGCGGCGGGAGTTCGCGGAGAACGATCTCGGCCAGATTCCCGTTCGTCCTGAGGAAGGTTGACGACCGGGTGGCGCTCGCGCCCGCGGCCGTCGATTCGAGGGGCCATTCAACGGTGGTGAGAGGAGGAGGCAGCATGAGCATCCGAGTCACACGATCGTCGAAGAGGGAGGAGCGCCTTCGGAGCGGGGCCGCCCGATTGTCGCGGCGCGCGTTCGTGCGGACCGCGGCGGCCGCCGGGGTCGCGGCGTCGCTGGGCGGGGTCTTCGGCGAGACCGGGCGGACGTTCGCGGCAGGCGCGTCCCAGGGGGGCGAGCTGTTCTACGGTCTGACCAACAAATTCGACACGCTCGATCCGAACGTCACGACGTTCTCCGACGTCGCGCGCATGGCCTATCATATCTTCGATCCGCTGGTGTGGGAGTCGAAGGCCGGCGTGTTCGTGCCGGGGCTGGCCGAACGGTGGGAGGTCAACGCGAACGCCACCCAGT from bacterium includes the following:
- a CDS encoding ABC transporter substrate-binding protein, which gives rise to MGRHADVTPATPATTRQHVRAARLGRRQFLTLAGASLGAMAAGLAGDRTPAAAAPTRGGTLVYGLGFDLDNTMDPAVTNFDSTIRVTQNICEPLVWEPTPGRFVPALAESWSISPDVKTYTFKLKRGVRFTDGTPFNAAAVKFSLDRIMDPATKAGQSHDQIGPYDHTEIVDDYTVRVVMKEGYAPLLTNLNGYLGIVSPTAVKQMGAEFARHPVGTGPFVFKEWVTNDHITLVRNPDYNWGSSFFKNRGPAYLDQVVFKIIPDASVRTGTLKSGETQYIDDIDPLQYADLRRSQRFSVVRKGQPGSGRTLLLNVTSKGPVADIAVRRAMEYGVDRDGLNQSVFHGLMEVAWSPLMKVTFGYDPAAAKIYTFDPAKAKAMFEEAGWKVGADGIREKAGQKLTLDFPIIGRPRDKAMAESIQASLHDVGMNVIVTPLEIGAFRARVAQNQYDANFMWLSYGDPDALRAIFHTQQGPGFNRGHYSVPEVDRWLEQAAAINDKATRARLYAQIQQRVLRDAECIPLVDTITYNAKRAEVQDEYLDALASYVYLNDVYLRK
- a CDS encoding Gfo/Idh/MocA family oxidoreductase encodes the protein MNDSVLRIGVLGAGNWAKSAHVPGWQRDPRAKVVVICDPEGTRAEEFAARFGIPEASTDWRAVVGRPDLDVIDIATPSHTHFELSSTAIGAGKHVLCEKPVAYDFRQTQDAAALAKRKGLKTKLGFTFRYSPGVQYAKSLMEEGFVGTPFIFNGYEQNSQWLDPAVPLRQVDHTADQATLQTSSLEGYGAPVIDIGHWWVGADYTRVVGTMRNFIPERMVRATGRKMRMNIDDGDIFIGEYANGALGSIQTSFVTIGNYPGIEARLYGERGAIICRLVEESGVAETIKVGTPDAVEFKQLEIPERFYPQGGHPRESWRSLFYANLIKDFIDEIRDGGPRNQGNFEDGAWVQQVINAVERSFQESRWVSLPLQR
- a CDS encoding GntR family transcriptional regulator, with amino-acid sequence MTAHTLKLRRPTRLRVVDDACKSLEDAILSGQVQPGERLVEAAIAAHLGVSRTTVREALLMLQQRGLVVNEPRRGTFVARLAPADALDLKMTRALLEAFAARLAWRSIDDTMIETMETLLAEMTACRLPDGFPRIIQIDLALHRLLVERAGSPRLLDLWASLNGQIGALMLVAVERSHATVEDVVTFHRRLIDAMRARDPLVLQATIIDHYVRGGLDTDALTSAIERVLGTLAESEAPSGASTRGPEPRVQDR
- a CDS encoding M20 family metallopeptidase; this encodes MSPESIADLKRRACRRIDEAAPALVEISRRIWATPEVAFEEHQASRWLAELLEREEYAVESGVGGLPTAFTATRSGSRQGPTVGVFSEYDALPELGHGCGHNLLAISGVGAGIGLADVIDDLPGTVRVHGTPAEEGPSGKTLLLRAGVFDGLDFALIFHPSAEANVLERMRTGQGLTFTFTGKHAHAASHPDLAIDALNGVLALFNNVNLLRQHFRPDVSVTGSIPDGGGRRAFPVTAVARFVVRVFEGQSDFVALREMVVDCARGAALATRTGLAIEYGILERGMKLNETVTGLAVDNARHLGIDLSHRVTMGGMSDFGNVSHLVPATHFSTATWPAGVTAHTPEAVAASCRPEAFEAALAAAKIEAMTAIDVLGRPDAAERARREFAENDLGQIPVRPEEG